In the Populus trichocarpa isolate Nisqually-1 chromosome 8, P.trichocarpa_v4.1, whole genome shotgun sequence genome, aattacttgataAGTTTAATCTTATATTGACCCACGAGAATCAATTAGTGAACAGTTAATTAAACCactaaaccaataaaatattactttaaccGATTTAAACACGTTTTCTGTCCTAACAacactatttttatattatttttaacaaaaaaaaaatccattcattaaactgttttttttatttgaaatcatagCCTTCAGCTCTTGGATAAAGTTTAGCCAATAGATTTATATTAGAATGATGTAATGTACACTccactttttgttatttttattccattatTTATTGTATAGactaaaataaatgtatttaataTGTTTCTTCTATCTTATAGAAAtcttaaatgtaaaaaaaataaaatagatcttATTTAGATtctgaaaaaatatacaagaaatATAATAGATTCTGCCTAagtatttatgaatttattttaaaaaatacaaattatgtaaattttatttctcacaaattaacattgaattaatcaatGTTGTAAATTCTATGAATAAGTTACTCAATAAATCATGACCATAAATGTTTTAGGTACCATAAATTactataaatcatatattattaCACAGAAGGATCTAAAAAGAAAtgagggtgaaaataaaaagaaaatttattaaagggtaaacaaaaaatttcaattgaagggttaaattgaattgaaaaatagttctaacaaaaaaaaaatcaaaagaatgagggtcaagttgaaaaaaataaaataacaaaagctttgattgatggatgaaattgaaagctaaaaaaactttaataaaagggtcaagaaaaaaaaattaaaactaaaagattaaggaccaaaataaaaaaaaaacatatgaaaaattttaattgaggactaacttgaaaaaaaacttctataaaaagaaataagaacgaaataaaaaataaaaaaaacgagggctgaaattaaaaaaccaaaaagaaagaggacaacTGTGCACTTTACATGGCAGgagatataaaagaaaaaaaaaaaagaaaccactaGTTATAATCCGACTACCATATACATGCACCACACCATGTGGAAGAGATCATGATAGGCATTCAAAAGAGATGGTGGAAGGCCAATTTTGGCTATTAGGTGACGTCGAACGTGTCTCCTAAACAACACGAACATCATCCACTTGTTGGTGTGTACTGAGCACacaccaataatttttttgattaaaaaaatttaaaattcaacatGAATATACCAAAACACCCCTATGACCTTGATGATTACCCAAAAACTAGtgtgaaagtataaaaataccCTCGACGCAAACcttattttttgtccttttcaatgtcaaataagtattttaaatgtaaatgaAGAatggaaaaaccaaaaaaatccttGCCTAAtagctcaatatttttttgatcttggagtgaagaaatatttttactgtttaaaaatttataaaaagtaaaaaaagtcATTGATCAACAACTCtgaatttagttaatttttgaggtaaaaacatatttttacagtgcaaaaaataaataaaacctagataatcccaaataattttttaataactaatgaataaaaaaaagagactaaAGCACCTCAACAACCAACTGCTATTttttacactaaaaaataaaacaataatttcaccGTAGTAATTCACACTAATTATATCTACTCCTACATTGAAATATCACAccttatatattgttttaatgataaaactataattataaaacttaatttaaggTTTTACCTGTATCTATTCAAGtaaacctttattttcttaaagaataattaaaatgttataattttaataaaaaatatttttttaaaaagttaataggTAAAGTTAATAGGTTAAGGGTTTGATTGGATGAATATCAAATCATAAGTGAACCCAAGCTTTTAAGAGGGTAAGATTGGTTTTTTccctcttgtttttcttcaattcatagttattaaacccggtccgggggttgacccggccaaaaggccgggtcccgggtttcatgggtcaacccggatcaaCTCGGATCAacccgaaaaaattaaaaaaaataaaattttaatatttcatatgaaaaaatccatgtaaatataagttatacatattgtaaacaatgaagtttaaaaaaatattttaaaaagttttttatcttacattaaaaagatattatgttaagcttttaagttgaagtatttaaatcaaaatttttttttatcccatattgaaaaaacataacttttttcttgaaaacatataatatatatattaatagatttcaaatcccacattgaaaaaacataacttctttcatggaaacatataatatatatactaatagatttcaaatcccacaaaaaacataacttagtatatatacgaaagggcttcaaatcccacattgagaagatactatgttatccttttaagttgaagtatttaaaccaaaaggttttttatctcacattgaaaaaacatgatttttttcttggaaacataaagtatacatagagtatatatatgaaagggcttcaaatctcacattgaaaagatactatgttatccttttaagttgaaatatttaaatcaaaagattttttatcccacattaaaaaaacatgatttttttcttgagaatatagagtatatatactaatggatttcaaatcccacattgaaataacataatttttttcatgggaacatagagtatatatatgaaaaggctttaaatcccacattgaaaagatattatgttattcttttaagttgaaatatttaaaccaaaatattttttatctcacattaaaaaaacatgatttttttcttgagaacatagagtatatatatgaaagagcTTCAGATCCTACATCgaaaaagatactatgttatccttttaagttgaagtatttaaaccaaaaggtttttttattccacattgaaaaaacatgacttttttttggaaatacaaagtatatatactaatgagtttcaaatcctacatttgaaaaaaaaaaaaaccaagtctcGTCCGGGTTTGGCCAAACTATTGCCCCAGCTAGtattttattaaacccggaccagTCCAGCTACCGAATCAACCGGATTTCAGATCAATCTACTAGACCAGATCAGATTTAATAACACTGAATTCAATTAGAACcagttcaaacaaaaaaaaaccgaaacaagaaacaaaaaagaggaGGGGCAAAAGAAAATgggaaaatgaaatgaaaactaAAGGGGTACGTGGCATTTAAGAAGCACTACAAGTCAAATCGTCCTTAATACTGCTGTGATTGGACCCACCTATCCTTCCCTTTTGTACCATCCCCTTCTCCTCTCTGctacttgtttatttatttcccTACTTTTTTAACACTTCCTTGTTCCTTCCATATAGCCATAGCCATATTGTGGCAAAGGCACAATCTTTGCTTAAAGATTCATTTTATGATGAGACATGGTGGGTTTAAGTATAGTTCTTGAGGCACAAAAGAGTGGTAGTGTTAACAGCAAAACCCCACAAGTTATCAACAAGGCtaccatgatgatgatgatgatcagcAACAAACCTTCTTCCGGCCCTCCTAGTTTTTCTTCTGCAACTGCTCCTTTACCTTCTTACAGAAACTGTTCTTTTCCAGTCCCTGCTTTTCTTCAACAATGCTTTCTCTGTGGGCAGAAACTCTTGCCTGGAAAAGATATATACATGTACAAGTAAGTAAAGTGTTGTGCTGGATCTCTGTGATATGTTTCTGCTAACCTTCAAGACTtcatcttttcttgtttttgtgcaAAACCCAGATCTTTattatctctttttctttgtttgtgtgctaaaaagttttgatttggATGTTGGCTAACTATGTTCTTGATTTGTTGTGTGTAGAGGGGACAGGGCTTTTTGTAGCGTGGAGTGCAGGTGCAGGCAGATATTTATGGACGAGGAAGAGACAATAAGGAAAGAGAACTGTTCATTCTCTGCAATGAAACCAACTGGTTCTGCTGCTGCCTCTTCTT is a window encoding:
- the LOC18101821 gene encoding FCS-Like Zinc finger 15, whose product is MVGLSIVLEAQKSGSVNSKTPQVINKATMMMMMISNKPSSGPPSFSSATAPLPSYRNCSFPVPAFLQQCFLCGQKLLPGKDIYMYKGDRAFCSVECRCRQIFMDEEETIRKENCSFSAMKPTGSAAASSSSATKSTSTTAAYRHRKTTRNRAGGFAY